From Oncorhynchus clarkii lewisi isolate Uvic-CL-2024 unplaced genomic scaffold, UVic_Ocla_1.0 unplaced_contig_13478_pilon_pilon, whole genome shotgun sequence:
CCAAGTTAGTGTGACTGTCAAGTCAATATGAAACATTCACCTAGTCACATTCAgctagacagaggagagaaaacaggtAAGTTAGTGTGACTGTCAAGTCAATATGAAACATTCACCTAGTCACATTCAgctagacagaggagagaaaacaggtAAGTTAATGTGACTGTCAAGCCAATATGAAACATTCACCTAGTCACATTCAGCTAGACAGAGGAGAGCTAAACAGGTAAGTTAATGTGACTGTCAAGCCAATATGAAACATTCACCTAGTCACATTCAGCTAGACAGAGGAGAGCTAAACAGGTAAGTTAATGTGACTGTCAAGTCAATATGAAACATTCACCTAGTCACATTCAGCTAGACAGAGGAGAGCTAAACAGGTAAGTTAGTGTGACTGTCAAGTCAATATGAAACTTTCACCTAGTCACATTCAGCTAGGCAGAGGAGAGCTAAACAGGTAAGTTAATGTGACTGTCAAGTCAATATGAAACATTCACCTAGTCACATTCAGCTAGACAGAGGAGAGCTAAACAGGTAAGTTAATGTGACTGTCAAGTCAATATGAAACATTCACCTAGTCACATTCAgctagacagaggagagaaaacaggtAAGTTAGTGTGACTGTCAAGTCAATATGAAACATTCACCTAGTCACATTCAGCTAGACAGAGGAGAGCTAAACAGGTAAGTTAGTGTGACTGTCAAGTCAATATGAAACATTCACCTAGTCACATTCAgctagacagaggagagaaaacaggtAAGTTAGTGTGACTGTCAAGTCAATATGAAACATTCACCTAGTCACATTCAGCTAGACAGAGGAGAGCTAAACAGGTAAGTTAATGTGACTGTCAAGTCAATATGAAACATTCACCTAGTCACATTCAGCTAGACAGAGGAGAGCTAAACAGGTAAGTTAGTGTGATTGTCAAGCCAATACAATGATAGGACACAAAACAATAGGACACTTAGGATTGGCAAGGCATATTATCTAGGAACAGAACCCAGAACCAgctacagaggagagggggagagatgaagggagagaggaagaggaggcagacagaaagtgtgtgtgtaacgtgtacACTGGGAgttgggaagcaagtacagggagtgaatcatTTAATGAATAAATAGAAcgtaatacaaaacaagaaacagaaAAAGCTCACAGACATGAAACCAGAACAGAGTCAATAACGCCTGAGGAAGGACCCATAGGgagtgatatacagttgaagtaggaagtgtacatacaccttagccaaacacatttaaactcagtttttcaccattcctgacatttaatcctagtaaaacatccctgttttaggtcagataggatcaaaccactttattttaagaatgtgaaatgtcagaataataggagagagaattatttatttcagcttttatttctttcatcacattcccagtgggtttacatacactcaattagtatttggtagcatttcctttaaattgttcaacttgggtcaaacatttcgggtagccttccacaagcttcccacaataagttgggggaattttgtcccattcctcctgacagtgctggtgtaactgagtcaggtttgtaggcctccttgctcgcacacgctttttcagttctgcccacaattggtctatgggattgaggtcagggctttgtgatggtcactccaataccttgactttgttgtccttaagtcattttgcaacaactttggaagtatgcttggggttattgtccatttggaagaccgatttgcgaccaagctttaacttcctgactgatcttgagatgttgcttcaatatatccacataattttcctccctcatgatgccatctattttgtgaagtgcaccagtccctcctgcagcaaagcacccccacaacatgatgctgccacccctgtgcttcacagttggaatgatgttcttcagcttgcaatcctccccccttttcctccaaacataacaagggtcattatggccaaacagttctatttttctttcatcagaccagaggacatttctacaaaaagtacgatcttagtgcacatgtgctgttgcaaaccgtactctggcatttttatggaggttttggagcagtggcttcttccttgctgagtggcctttcaggttatgtcgatataggactcgtttactgttgatatagatacttttgtacccatttcctccagcatcttcacaaggtcctttgctgttgttctgggattgatttgcacttttcgcaccaaagcacgttcatctctaggagacagaacgtgtctccttcctgagcggtatgacggctgcgtggtcccatggtatttatacttgcgtactattgtttgtacagatgaatgtggtaccctcatgcgtttggaaattgctctcaaggatgaaccagacttgtggaggtctacaatattttttatgaggtcttggctgatttcttttgattttcccatgatgtcaagcaaagaggcactgagtttgaaggtaggccttgaaatacatccacaggtacagctccaattgactcaaatgatgtcaattagcctatcagaagcttctaaagccatgacataattttctggaattttctaagctgtttaaaggcacagtcaacttcgtgtatgtaaacttctgacccactggaattgtaatacagtgaattataagtgaaataatctgtctgtaaacaattgttagaaaaatgacttgtgtcatgcacaaagtagatgtcctaatcgacttgtcaaacctatagtttgttaacaagaaatttgtggagtggttgaaaaactagttttaatgaccccaacctaagtgtatgtaaacttccgacttcaactgtatatagggaaggtaatcagggaagtgatgaagtccaggtgagtctgatgatgcgctggtgtgcgtaacgatggtgacaggtgtccgtaATAATGAGCATCCTGGTGACCTAGagcgccggagagggagtatacgtgacagtgtgtgtgtgtgtgtgtgtgttcttactgagCTTGACAGATCCGTCCATGCCCAGCAGCACGTTGTCACTCTTGATGTCTCTGTGGATCACCTGGTTGGCATGGAGAAACTCCAGAGCCTGCAGACActacaggacacacacaggacacaccgtcacacacacctccctgtgctctgtgactgagtgtgtgtgagtatacCTTTCGGCAgacagcagcagtgtgtgtgtgtgtacctctctgcaCACAGCAGCGATCTGAGCCTCGTCCATGCATGTTTCCGTGACAACGTCCGTGAGTGAACCTCCAGCCAGATACTCCATCACCACAAACAACTCCTCACCTACTAggaaactacacacacacacacacacacacacacacacacacacacacacacacacacacacacacacacacacacacacacacacacacacacacacacacacacacacacacacacacacacacacacacacacacacacacagaaacaaagtAAATAACTGACTCCAACACACAGagtactgacacacacagagcgttggactagtaaccggaaggttgcaagttcaaacccccgagctgacaaggtacaaatctgtcgttctgcccctgaacaggcagttaacccactgttcctaggccgtcattgaaaataagaatttgttcttaactgacttgcttagtaaaataaaggttaaaaaaaacacacaaaaaacaggcGTActtctgaggtgtgtgtgtgtgtgttacctgtctacgTAGTTGACGATGTTAGGTTGTTGTAACTCCTTCATCACCAGGATCTCGTTGATGATCAGCTCCTTCTTCGGCTGTTTCTGGAGGTTGATCTGTTTGATAGCtacctgtaacacacacacacacacaagttctaAATCTGTGTCAAGTCTGTTGTGTGAATTGCATTCTTAGTTTGTACTGTATGTCagcctgaatgtgtgtgtgtgttggtgttgacACAGGAAGGGACAATACCTCTGCACCAGTGGCAACATCGATGGCTGTGTAGACAGTACCAGacgctctgagagagagaacgagagagagaaagaacgagagatagagagagagagagtagagtccAATTTGTAACTTAGACATGGATAAGGGCACAAAAAGGTGAACATGTAAATGGACTCacctctgcagtgtgtgtgtgtgtgtgtgtgtgtgtgtgtgtgtgtgtgtgtgtgtgtgtgtgtgtctcacccctGGCCGATCTTCTCATAGCGTGTGTACTTCTTCTTGGGATCTCCAATACTGACGATGGTTCCTGAAAGACATAGAACCAGACTGGTGACATAATgtgtgtgatatactgtatgtcatgcGATGTGTGTGATATGCTGTATGTcatgtgatgtgtgtgatatgctgtatgtctgtgtgtaatgtgtgtgataTGCTGTATGTcatgtgatgtgtgtgatatgctgtatgtctgtgtgtaatgtgtgtgataTGCTGTATGTcatgtgatgtgtgtgatatgctgtatgtctgtgtgtaatgtgtgtgatatgctgtatgtctgtgtgtaatgtgatgtgtgtgatatGCTGTATGTcatgtgatgtgtgtgatatgctgtatgtctgtgtgtaatgtgtgtgatatgctgtatgtctgtgtgtaatgtgatgtgtgtgatatactgtatgtcatgcGATGTGTGTGATatgctgtatgtctgtgtgtaatgtgatgtgtgtgatatgctgtatatctgtgtgtaatgtgatgtgtgtgatatactgtatgtcatgtgatgtgtgtgatatgctatatgtctgtgtgtaatgtgatgtgtgtgatatgctatatgtctgtgtgtaacgtgatgtgtgtgatatgctatatgtctgtgtgtaatgtgatgtgtgtgatatactgtatgtcatgtgatgtgtgtgatatgctatatgtctgtgtgtaatgtgatgtgtgtgatatATTGTATGTcatgtgatgtgtgtgatatgctgtatgtctgtgtgtaatgtgatgtgtgtgatatactgtatgtcatgtgatgtgtgtgatatAATGTATGTcatgtgatgtgtgtgatatactgtatgtctgtgtgtcatgtgatgtgtgtgatatactgtatgtctgtgtgtcatgtgatgtgtgtgatatgcttgtatgtctgtgtgtaatgtgatgtgtgtgatatactgtatgtctgtgtgtaatgtgatgtgtgtgatatactgtatgtctgtgtgtaatgtgatgtgtgtgatatactgtatgtctgtgtgtaatgtgatgtgtgtgatatactgtatgtctgtgtgtaatgtgatgtgtgtgatatactgtatgtctgtgtgtaatgtgatgtgtgtggtatactgtatgtctgtgtgtaatgtgatgtgtgtgatatactgtatgtctgtgtgtaatgtgatgtgtgtgatatATGCAAAATACATTCTATTTGTGTAagaatactgtatgtgtgttccaggtttatgtgtgtgtgttccaggggtGTAtgttccaggtgtgtgtgtgtgtgtgttccaggtgtgtgtgttccaggtgtgtgtgttccaggtgtgtgtgtgtgtttccttacGTAGTTTCTCCATGATTTCCTCGTCAGTCATCTTGCCCTGCTGTTTCTTCTTGTTCCTGTTGGAGGCGGAGTCAGGCTCTGGCAGCGGAGGAAGTGGGTCGATGACAGACTTGGTGTacacctaccacacacacagacacactgttgaGTTCTAGGGTTTTCTTTCATTGCAGAAGAGTAGCGTTCCTGAAACACTTTTCcaggcaatgtgtgtgtgtgtgtacggggtAACTTACTGATTTGGTGTGCTCAGGCCGTGGCGCCACAATAGGGGGCGGAGCTTCGTCtccatcatcgtcatcatcttcACCATCTTTACCGCCGGATGGCGAGGACGTGGCACCCTGCTTTCCaggctggaacacacacacacacagtgttgcaATGAAGAAGCCCTTAGTAGTTTGTACTTTGGAATTTTattgtggtagtgtagtactCACCGACTGTGCATCTTTTTCTgaaggaagaggacagagagagagagagagagagagaaagagagagagagaaagagagagagagagagagagagagagagagagagagagaggagagagagagaggagggagagtttTAATGACACATCTATAGACATCTGAGAGCTTTAAGACTAATTCATTCACATGATAGAAGAGACCCAGGGTActttccaaatggcatcctattcccttcaCAGTGCAGTACTGgatgaaagtagtgcactatcagggaaaagggtgccatttgggatgcaagacAAATCAAATTAATACAACATGTCGCTAACCGTGAAATGCGGACTTACAAGCGCTTAACCAACAATGAGTTTTAAGACAAgaggttaagaaaatatttgttaaataaaggaaagaaagaaaaagttacacaataaaacaacagtagCGAGGCTTTCTACAGGGGGtgcaggtacagagtcaatgtacaggttagttgaggtaattgaggtaatatgtacatgtaggtaggggtgaagtgactatacatagataataaacaggttagttgaggtaattgaggtaatatgtacatgtaggtaggggtgaactgactatacatagataataaacaggttagttgaggtaattgaggtaatattgtacatgtaggtaggggtgaagtgactatacatagataataaagaggttagttgaggtaattgaggtaatatgtacatgtaggtaggggtgaagtgactatacatagataataaacaggttagttgaggtaattgaggtaatatgtacatgtaggtaggggtgaagtgactatacatagataataaacaggttagttgaggtaattgaggtaatatgtacatgtaggtaggggtgaagtgactatacatagataataaacagtggtAGCATCAGTGTAAAAAAggtggtcaatgcaaatagtgcccgcttcacgactgtgcttggactatgttagtttgttggtgatgtggacgccaggGAACATGaacctctcaacctgctccactacagccccgtcgatgagaacggGGGCGTGTttagccctccttttcctgtagtccacgatcagctcctttgtcttgctcacattgagggagaggttgtgtgtgcgtgcgtgagtgagtgtgtgcgtgagtgagtgagtgagtgagtgagtgagtgagtgagtgagtgagtgagaggaccAACCTGAGAAGgagaggtatttctgttttgcgGTGGAGGAGTCGTAGAACTTGAGAATGTCCAGAACAGCCTGAGGATTCTGCTTCTGCTCCGATTTACTGATGTTAGACGTCTGGAGCAGGTTGGACCACTGCTCCGGcatgccctacacacacacacacacacacacacacacacacacacacacacacaaattattactcaaacacacataccctacacacacacacaaaaattattactcaaacacacataccctacacacacccacagattattactcaaacacacacacacacaaattattactcaaacacacataccctacacacacccaccgattattactcaaacacacacacacacacacaaattattactcaaacacacataccctacacacacacacagattattactcaaacacacacacacagattattaCTCAAACACAcataacctacacacacacacagcatattactcaaacacacatacacacacacatatacgccacagacacacacacccacagatgaatggttaaacacacacactaagagaaacaaagacagactCACTGTGAACTCTCCTGTGACGGCGTCGAAGCCCACATGGATGGTGTGTTCAAAGTCTGACGGAGAGGAGATCTCTGGTCTGTTGTCCTTATCACGATCCTTCTTCCTgcctcctgacacacacacatacacacacacacacacacacaaactctatAATTAATATACACACTCCTTAACACAGCTTAGACGTCTGTGTGGttctgtgtatgtgagtgtgtgtatgtttgtgcttGTGTCTGTGTGGCATCATCATCGGCATCGGTCGACAGCCataagcaagtgtgtgtgtgtgtgtacctttctCGGAGGCGAACATGGAGATGATTTTATTTCGTTTCTGTTTCTCCTCAGGAACAGAGGGGAGGGACCGAGAGTTGTAGTTGCCCGACACGGAGTCCTTGGCTCCGCCTCCTTGGCTGTTCATTCTGACAGGGGGGGCGGGGGGCTTGTCTTCACACACACCGCtgtcacacatctacacacacacacacacctggagagggagagagacacacaccgctgtcaagagaaaaagagagacctCTATCATGCCTTGACACACCGACACAAAGTGAGAAGGTGTGTGTttggcgtgtgtgtgtccgtgtgtctgcgtgtaagagggaacagagagtggaTGAGGAAGGTACATGTTATGTGTggtttcctggtgtgtgtgtgtgtgtgtgtgtgtgtgtgtgtgtgtgtgtgtgtgtgtgtgtgtgtgtgtgtgtgtgtgtgtgcgtgtgtgtgtgtaatgcattGCAGAGCAGAAGGATGTTTTCGGCTCCAAATAAGGTAAAAGCTCCCGTCTGACACCTTTTCACCTGCACACCACAACCTCTTCCTTTCTCAGAGAAAAACGCAACAGAGTTCCCCTTCAAAGGTATAAGGCACAGTGACATCATCACCATCTAGCTCACAGAGCTTTCATCACGTCCTGTCTctgaccctgctgtgtgtgtgtttccatccgTCCAGGACAACTACCTTTCGATTTCcaatgtttttctctcccctccactAAAAGGACACAGTCAACATTCCACACTGTCGGAAAGACACGCTagcctccttctccctctgtctctgtctacagcTTTGTATCCCCGATCAGACAGCATCCAGACATCAACAACTACATTAGCTGTCCCCAGCCTCTCCTCgtttcctcacccctctccctcctacttaccctttctgtcctcctcccctgtGCTTTTCAGAAGAGTAGGTCAACAACAGCTTTACTTTAGCTTGTAATATCCGTGTGTGTACCTTATTACTCTctcggtccctgtctctctcggtccctgtctctctcggtccctgtctctctcagtccctgtctctctcagtccctgtctctctcagtccctgtctctctcagtc
This genomic window contains:
- the LOC139397187 gene encoding serine/threonine-protein kinase PAK 2-like (The sequence of the model RefSeq protein was modified relative to this genomic sequence to represent the inferred CDS: added 422 bases not found in genome assembly), which encodes MCDSGVCEDKPPAPPVRMNSQGGGAKDSVSGNYNSRSLPSVPEEKQKRNKIISMFASEKGGRKKDRDKDNRPEISSPSDFEHTIHVGFDAVTGEFTGMPEQWSNLLQTSNISKSEQKQNPQAVLDILKFYDSSTAKQKYLSFSEKDAQSPGKQGATSSPSGGKDGEDDDDDGDEAPPPIVAPRPEHTKSVYTKSVIDPLPPLPEPDSASNRNKKKQQGKMTDEEIMEKLRTIVSIGDPKKKYTRYEKIGQGASGTVYTAIDVATGAEVAIKQINLQKQPKKELIINEILVMKELQQPNIVNYVDSFLVGEELFVVMEYLAGGSLTDVVTETCMDEAQIAAVCRECLQALEFLHANQVIHRDIKSDNVLLGMDGSVKLTDFGFCAQITPEQSKRSTMVGTPYWMAPEVVTRKAYGPKVDIWSLGIMAIEMVEGEPPYLNENPLRALYLIATNGTPELQSPEKLSPVFRSFLSRCLEMDVEKRGGGKELLQHPFLKLAKPLSSLTPLILAAKEAMKSNR